From Acipenser ruthenus chromosome 2, fAciRut3.2 maternal haplotype, whole genome shotgun sequence, a single genomic window includes:
- the LOC131701506 gene encoding glutamyl-tRNA(Gln) amidotransferase subunit B, mitochondrial-like: MVFQELWKGAGSQIVQKLDLALLQDHSTLEQICSTVINRPQDEVRAIRGRNKKILNKLIGLVQRAEVYNTGRENHQAAIERALLSTGYKLLKICGYLCIAIHACACSCPTFYNPIPK, encoded by the exons atg GTGTTCCAGGAGCTGTGGAAGGGAGCTGGGAGCCAGATTGTCCAGAAACTGGATCTGGCACTGCTCCAGGACCACAGCACACTGGAGCAGATCTGCAGTACTGTCATTAACAGGCCCCAGGATGAG GTTAGAGCAATCAGAGGAAGAAACAAGAAGATCCTCAACAAGCTGATTGGGCTGGTTCAGAGAGCTGAAGTGTACAATACTGGAAGAGAAAATCACCAAGCTGCTATTGAGAGGGCACTTTTATCAACTGGCTATAAGCTGCTTAAAATCTGTGGATATTTATGCATTGCCATACATGCTTGTGCGTGTTCTTGTCCGACGTTCTATAATCCTATTCCTAAATAA